The following DNA comes from Syntrophorhabdaceae bacterium.
CCACAAGCAGACACCTTCACAAAAATTGCCCTTTCATATTCAATCTCTGGCAAAGTAAGGGATAATAATAATAATCCGATTTCCGGGGCCAAAGTATATATTGCTGACAGCATCGCCACATTTACAGATAGTTTTGGTAATTATATGCTCTCAAATATAGACCCTGGAAATTATTCCGTTAAGGTTGAGCACCAAAACTGGATATTTTCACCATCTTTTAGGTCAGTATATCTAACAAATAATGTAAGTAACTTAGATTTTGTAGGCACATCTCGGCCTCAAGTCTCAAAAGCCACATCTCAAGTCAACCCTCTACCTAATATCCAAAATAAACTCTCTTTTATTGTCAGCTGGACAGGGACAAATGCTGTAGCTTATGATGTTCAATACAAAGATGGGGCATCTGGGAGCTGGATAAACTGGCTAACAAACACCACCCAGACCTCTCAAACATTTACTGGTTTAAACAACCATACCTATTATTTTCGTTGCCGAGCCAAAGATCAAAATGGGTTATGGGAAGAATATTCTAACGTTCCAGATACATTCACCACTATATTCACATCTTATGGATTGAGAATATTAGAGATTACTTCAACGTCTATAAAACTTCAATGGGACTCAACAACTGATACTCAGGGTTTTACCCGTTACGAAATTCATAAGACTACCCAACCAGATCAATATTTTGGCTCTAAAAATTCAACCCTATATATGAATTTAAATTCGGTCTCTGCCACAACATGTGTAGTCACCAATCTCCAGCCTTCAACTAAATATTATTTTATTATTGCTTATGTATATGGTACCACAAGAAGGTATTCAGAAATGATATGGGCTACTACCTCTGCCACACCTCTTCAAAATTGAACCCACTTTCTGCAGAGGACTGTTTCCGTGAGCTATGATATTTTTATGAATATCAAGGTTGATGTCCAATACAAAGATATCTGAAGTTTAATAGAAAAGGGCCTTTTGGTTTCGGAAGGTGTTACGAATAGACTCATTTATCAGCTGGATGGATTATAATGAACTTGCGATAAACTTGACATATAACTAACTATACGCTTATACTACAGCTTCAAAGGGTTTGGGACTGTGGTATATAGATATAGATCGTAAAATGCATTTGACCCATGTCGTCTATTTGAAATAGCTTGTTGTGTTGATGGTTGTGGCATGAATACGGTCTTGCAACCACTATTAACTTTTTTACTGGTCTGTGTTTATAATACATAGAGAAGAGGGACTATAATGAGAGGGATTTATTATTCACAAAAAACATTTATAATTTTATTTTTTTTAATGTTATTACAGGCGTTCAACAACTCATTTGCCGCTGAACCTCTCGTAGTTATATCCGATGGTGAGTATGTTATGGGAACAGGTGAAACCATGGAGGTATCTGAGGAAAAAGCCAAAAGAGCGGCAATTCAGAAAGCAGCAGAGCAGGCTGGCGCATTTGTGAAAAGCTATACAAAGGTAAAAAATCTTGCACTGGAAAGTGATGTTATTGAAGTCATTGCCAATCATTCGATGAAAGTTGAAGTAATAGATAAAAAGAAATCTATTGTGGGTGATATAGATGCAATAAAATTCAATGTGAAAATAAAGGCTGTAATGACAGAGGAAGAGATTGAAAAAAATCTTAAAAAGACAATGCAGGACCAGAGTATTGTTGACGCATACAACAGACTGAAGGCAGATTTTGAAAGACAGAATAAGGAAATGGAATTACTAAAAAAACAGCTTGCTCTTTCCACTGGTGAAGATAAACAAAAAATAGCAAGGCTTGTATCTGATGAAGAGAGAAAGTATAGGGCGAATTTGTGGGTTGAAAGAGCTCAAAGTCTTTTTGCCGATGATGAGGAAAAACTCAAGGCATACAAAAAGGCATTGGAGTTAAATCCAGAACTTCCTTCGGCCTATGTGGGAATTGCAAAAGTTTTGGAATTTAAATATTTAGGTATGCCTGAAGATGACAAAGAACGAAAAAATAAGCTTGAAAATCTGAAAGAAGCAGTGGAGTATCTTAACAGAGCAATATCCCTTGACGAAAGTTACGCAGAAGCTTACAGATTGAGAGCAGAAATATTATACAAAATAAAATGGCTTGAAAATTCAAAGGAAAATGAGAAGGACTATGATGCAAGAATTTTAAAGGATATAGGCAGGGCATTAGCCTTGAATGCCCCTGATAGAGGTAGATTACATTATCTACGTGCATCAGTATATTTAGAAGATCTTCGAAATGCTGAAATTGAACAGGCAAAAAAAGATGATTATAAACCAGAGATAATAGAAGAATATTTCAATAAAGCAATCAATGAAATAGATATTGCAGGTAATCTTTGTAAAAAGGAAGATTTTGCCTGCCTTGCAGAATACTACCGGCGAAAAGCGGGTGCTTACGTATTGTTAATTAATTACTATATAAACAGAGGTGATTTGGCTAAAGAAAAAGAATTCGTTTTGGCAAAAGAAAATTTTTTAAAGAAAGCGAAAGAAGTAGAAGAGCATGCAAAACAAAAAGACCTAAAATCAGAAGGAGCATCCTTGGAATCTTTATATCAGACAGAATTTGGCAAAATAGTTTATGAGCTCGAAGAAGGATGGAGGGAAAAGGTAACAGGGATATCATTTAGAGATATAGAGGGAAAGTCTCAGGAAGAGCAGAAGGAAATTTCTGATAAAATAATTTCCAGAATCAGAAACAAAATATCGTCCGGTAAAGCATCTGCTGAAGAGTATATTTATATGTCTTACATTGAAGAAAATCCTAAAATACGTGAAAATTATTTCCAAAAAGGTATTGAACTTTTTGTAAAAAGAAAAACTGTGGGAATGGACGGGATTTTACTGGCGCATTTTTATATGTTTAAGGCTAGATCCGAAGAAAGTGATAGTGCATTGAATTATTTAAATAAAGCGAAAACAGTTGTAGACAAAAACCTTTTCCTTGTTCAAAAGATGTTGAGCACAGATGAATTTAATGAGCTTACGGAATTGTCAGTTAAACTTAAAAGTTCAAGAAAGGATGAACAACTTAATATTTTTAAACATCTTGGCAAACTTAAAAAAGAGCCTGCAGAATCCTTCTATTGGCTGTCATTTGCTTTAGAAATTACTTATAGAAAGGCAGAAATATATGAAAAACTTGATCTGCCATTAAAGGCAAGAGAAGAGTATCTTTATCTCTGTAAAACTTTCAAAGACGATAATGCATGCAAGAACGCCGAAAGATTAAAAAAATAGAATAAATCTTTTGGATAAAATTTATATACACACAAACAAGAAGATGGAATCATCTCATGGAATTTAAAATTAAAACCTTGTGTGAAGAAAATTCTGCCTGTGAAATTTTTTATAAAATAACCAGCAGAAGCTAATTCCATTGTGGCGAGTCTGTGGAAAGTGAACGACCTTGTAACCTCGCAATTATAGTAAAAATTTTTAAGGTGTTATATGCGATTATCAAAATTTATCTCTAATTGTGGTATCACTACGAGAAGAAAGGCAGATGATATCATCAGGGCTGGAAGGGTAAAGGTAAATAATGTTAGAGTGTTAGAGCCGTCCTTTGAAGTAAATACTAACAAAGATATTATCCTTTTAGATGACATAAGAATAAAAGAGAATAAAAATGATATTTATATTGCCTTGTATAAACCAGTTAAATACATCTCTGATTTAAAGGATGATAAAGGAAGAAAGATTGCCAGATGTATCATAGATATAGACGGAAAACTTTTTCCTGTAGGGAGACTTGATTATAATTCTGAAGGACTAATCATTTTTACAAATGATGGTGAATTTGCAAATATTATTATGCATCCAAGATATGAGATAGAAAAGGAATATTACGTAAAGGTAAAAGGCAGAATTGAAAAAGAGGATATCAGTCGTTTAAAAAAAGGTATTTTAATTGAAGGTTCTATAAACAGAGTAAAACATATTGAATTTCTAAAATCGTCTATTAAAAATAATTGGTATAAGTTCATTGTAAAAGAAGGGAAAAATAGAATGATAAGAAAAATGTGTCTTGCTATTGACCATCCAGTTTTAAAATTATTAAGGGTTCGTATTGGAAATGTCAGTTTAGGCAGACTTGAACCTGGACAATACAGATTTTTAACCGAGAAGGAGGTAGCCTTTATAAAGTCTATAAAGGCAAAAAAGACCGATAACTAAAAGTTAACATAATATTCCTTATCAGAACATATAGATTTTTATCAAAAGGGGCTCTCAATTAGCCCCCTTTGATTTTTAATGACCTTATTGCTTAATGATACTTATAAAATCATTTATCGAATTTTTCTTTTACACATTCTAAGGATTCATCTATTGCCTGTAAAGTAAGATTGAGATCCTCTTCTGTGTGGCGATAAGATATATAAGCATGATGATGTGGTGTAAAAAAGAAACCCTTTCTTATCATCTGGGTATAAAACTCTGTTCTTTTTGCACGTTTTATATCAGCGTCGCCCCTTTCAAAGGTAATAAAAAACATTGGGGCAACACCGGAAAGTTCAGCACCAGTGTCATATTTATCTAATATCTTCTGGATGTTATTAAGGAATCTTTCACCTTTTTTCCAAATATTATCTATAACCTTTTCTCTTTCAAGAATCTCAATGGTCTTTAATGCAGCTATATAACCATCGCTGTTTGGAAAAAACGTAGAGGATATAAAGAGTTTTGATGCAGCTGCCATCATAACATCGTGTTTTCCTGTAACAACACTTATGGCATATCCATTTGCCATGCCTTTACCAAGTACTGTTAAATCAGGCTTAACGCCATACAATTCCTGAGCACCACCCATTCTTAGCCTAAAACATGTTCTGACCTCATCAAAAATCAATACAGCGCCGTATTTATCTGCCAATGCCCTTACACCTTCTAAAAAACCTGGTTTTGGAGTCTGCATCTTCTGATGGAGATGATGGCCAAATGGGGTCATGATAATAGCTGCTGTTTCATTGCCATGGATTGTCATAAGTTTTTCAAGTGAATCAAGGTCATTATAGTGGAACTCAAAGACATCTTCATAATATTTTTGAGGAATACCACCCTTCATTTCAACACACCAATCGTGCCATCCATGATATCCGCAACGCATTATCTTTATTTTATTTGTGTAAGCCCTTGCAATACGGATACTTGCAGTTGTAGCATCAGAACCAGTCTTAAGGAATATGCTTAACTCTGCAGAAGGTATCAAACTATTCAATTTTTTAGCAAGTTCATTCTGATACGGTTGCGTTAAGGAAAAACAGAACCCTTTTTCTTTTATCTGCTTGATCACTGCATCATCAACTTCTTCCTCCCTATAGCCAAGTATGATTGGGCCATAACCACAAAGAAAGTCAATATATTCATTACCATCAACATCTATTAACCTGCATCCTTTCCCGTATTCGAGAAATATTGGATATTCACCCATTATAAAATCGGTTGGTTTTCTGGCGCCAAGCACGCCACCTGGGACAAGGGTCTTTGCTTCCTCATAAAGGGCAAGGCTCTTTGATATATTTAATTTTTGTGCATCTTTCATTTATAATCCTCCTTCTTTATTTTTTTTATCCAATCTTTAAAATGGATTTTATTGTTTCTGTCTGATGGATCCTTGCGCCTCTTTTGATTAACTCTGAAAGAAATTTATCTGGATCAATACATCCTTCCGGGGCAACAACTCCTTTTTCCTTAATCTCACCAAAGCTAAACATTAATGCTGCAATAGAAGCAGGTAGTCCTGTCCCTGGTGCCATCCTGCCTACAATATCTGCTGTGTATGTAACCTCGTTATTACCCTTTACACCTTTTACTATAACCTTTAAACCAGATGCCTGTGGTCCATTATCTCTACCCTTAGGGATAGCATCCCATAATCTTAAGGTTAAATCATACGGGATTATCTTTTGTCCCTTTATTTCTATGGGTTCTTTACTTAGAAGCCCTGTTGCCTTCTGTTCTTTAAGAAGCTTATCAACCCATAACGGTATTAGAGCTCCTTTAATAACGACCTTTTTTACACCTTTAATATAACGGGGTATAGTAAGAGGTTGAGGATGACCGACATAACTTATAAGACATTCTCCCAGGGGCTCAAGGAATCTTTCAATTTCCTCTCCGCTACCCCCATCGACATACTCAATCTTTCCATCAATAAATTGAGGTATCTTACCCAATATCATATGCAGGCTATGATCCCATGCAGCGCCTGCAAGTTCTGCAATACTTACAACCCAATAAAGGTAAATTTCATCAACCCTATCTAATTTATTGGCATACCATTTTACAAGCACATTATTTGTCCCTGGATCAGAGCCCATCCCCGTAAGAACTGTTATGCCGGCCTCCCGTGCCTTTTTATCAATATCTGAGGCAAAAAGTATCTCTGTTGCCTCATAATCATCACATATATCGATATAATTTACCTTAGCCTCAACAGCAGCTCGTGCCACTGCTACAGCTGTTTTATAAAAAGGTCCTGCGCAGTTAACCACTACATCCACTCCCTTAATGGCTTCGACAAGTCCATCGTGATTATTAACATCAAGGAGTCTTAATGTTACCTTTTCGCTTGCCTTAAGCTTTTCCTGAACCCTTGAAGGATCTACATTAATGTCTCCAAGAATAACACTGTTGATTTGCGTTTGTTTTATAAGATCCCTTGCAACGCCCTGACCCATACCACCTGTTCCACCAACTACCAATACCTTCATAATATTATCCCTCCGAATATTTAATTTATATTTACTTATTTATATCAAAATCACCTTCAAGAAGTTCTGTGAGAACGCCATGCAACTTATTAGGATGATGGACAAAGGCATATCTTGTCCCAAAGAGTTCTCGTGGTTTTTCATCTATTAATTTAACATTTTTACATCTCAATTCCTCCATGGCCTTTGTAAGGTCATCCACTTTATAAGATATGAGAAATGCACCTTCACCTCTCTTGGCAATAAATTTAGCCACCTCACCATCGGGTGATGTAGATTCCATAAATTCTATTGCCACTTCACCCACATAATACCTTGCCACTTTTATTTTCTCTGTCTCTGCAGTATATTCACAAAACGGAATCAAGCCAAAGTGTTCTTTATAAATCTTTTTTGTCTCTTCCAGGTCTTTTACAGCAAAACATATATGGTCAATTTTTTCGATCTTCATTATTATCCCCCCTTAAAATTCTATGATATTGTTGAACAATAACAAGCGTTGGTCTTGTATACTGTATACAATAGATAATAAATATAATTTAATGGTTTTCTTTGTCAACTAAAATTATACCCTGGGATGAAAATACTTGACAAATAATTCTGCCTTTTTTAAAATAAACTATCTCCTGTGACAAACTGATTTTTATTTTTATAGCACATTTGTGCTTTTTTTGTTTTTATTTATGGATGAATTTAATAATAAAATAGAAAGAACAAGGCTCTATAATTCTTTTGCTATAAAACTCGATGATATAGCCAGCAGTCTCCTTGTAACAGAGCCTGATAGTAAAGAAAATATACTTTTAAATATCCAAAATTATGTAGAAAAAATTTTTATAAAAACTGCCATGGAGATTTCAAATAATAATATCTCAAAAGCCTCTAAATTACTGGGTATTAACAGAAATACTTTAAGCAAAAAATTAAAGAATATCTGAAAATATACTAATATCAGGAATAATTTAATTTAAAAAAACAATTATTTTTTTTACCTATCCAACTATATACCTGACAATCAAATCCCCTACCTCTTTTGTTCCAAAGCCCATTTTTCCTGCATCAAGAGACTTGATATCGTTTTTTAATGCTTTTTTAACGGCATTTTCTATTTCTAAACCTGCATTTTTCTCACCCAAAAAATCAAGCATCATTGCTCCTGCCATAATAGCAGCCAGTGGGTTTATAATATTTTTACCTGTATATTTAGGAGCAGAACCGCCCATAGGCTCAAACATAGACACACCCTCTGGGTTTATATTCCCTCCGGCAGCTATCCCAAGGCCACCCTGTATTATTGCTCCCAGGTCGGTAATGATATCACCAAAGAGATTATCTGTGACAATTACATCGAACCATTCTGGATTTTTTACCATCCACATACAGGTTGCATCTACATGGGCATAATCTGTCTGGATATCAGGGTAATCCTTTGCAATTTCATAAAAAGTCCTTGCCCAAAGGTCAGATGCATAAGTCAATACATTAGTTTTGGCACAAAGGGTAAGTTTTTTCTTTTTATTACGATTTCTTGTAAATTCAAAGGCATATCGGATACATCTCTCAACACCTTTTCTTGTATTAATAGACTCTTGGATTGCCACTTCATCCTTTGTGCCCTTTTTTAAAAACCCACCTGCACCTGTATAAAGGCCTTCTGTATTTTCCCTTATCACTACAAAATCTATGTCATCTGGCCCTTTATTCTTAAGGGGTGTTTCAACTCCCTCATATAGTTTCACTGGCCTTAAGTTTATATACTGGTCAAGTTCAAACCTTGTCCTTAAAAGTATTCCTTTTTCAAGAATCCCTGGCTTAACATCTGGATGTCCTATAGCACCAAGATAAATGGCATCATATTTCTTTAATTCATCTAAAATTGAATCAGGTAATACATCGCCTGTTTTTAAGTATCTTTCACCACCTAAATCATAGGTAGTGTAATTAACCTTAAAACCTAACTTTTTAGAGATTGCATTTATAACCTTAATACCTTCATTCAAAACTTCTGGACCTGTGCCGTCACCTGGAACAGTTGCTATATTGTAAGTCTTACCCATTTTACCTCCTATTTAGAAAATTTAATGCCTTTAAACCAATATCATTTCTATATTGCATCCCTTCAAACTTTATGCAAGATACAGCTTCATATACCTTCTTTATGGCATCATCATATGAATTCCCAAGTGCAGTAACACCAAGAACCCTACCTCCTGATGTGATATATCTGTTGCCTTGTTTTTTTGTCCCAGCATGAAAAACCATGATATCCTTCCTACCCTTTAGATCCTCCAACCCATTGATAACATATCCTTTTTCAGGATTATACGGGTAACCCTTCGATGCAATAACAACACATATTGATACACCTTGTCTCCATTTTATCTCTTTTATCTCGCTTAATCTGCCATGGACACAGGCCATTAATATGGGCAATATATCACTTTCCATCTTAAAAAGAATTGGTTGTGTCTCAGGGTCTCCAAATCGGGCATTAAATTCTATTACAAAAGGTTGATTATCCTTCTCTCTTAACATAAGACCGCCATAAAGAACGCCCTTATAAACAATACCCTCATTTGCAAGGGCACCAATAGTTTTGTCCATTATATCTTTGTTTATTTTTTCTGCCATTAATTGATCGACAAATGGTATAGGTGTATAAGCGCCCATACCACCTGTATTTGGGCCTTTATCACCATCAAGAAGAGGCTTATGATCCTGTGAAGCAAGCATAGGTAGTGTGGTCTTGCCATCTGTAAAGGAAAGATATGATGCCTCTATGCCCTGCAAAAATTCTTCTATAACAACTCTTTCCCCGGCATTTTTATATATACGATTCACCATAAGATCTTTTAGAACTTTTTGGCCTTCCATTTTATCTGATATAACATATGCCCCCTTACCTGCGCATAAACCATCGGCCTTGATAACGTAGGGAGGCCTGAGCTTTTCAAGATAAACCCTCGCTTCATCAAAGTTTTTAAATACCTTAAATGGTGCAGTAGGGACACCATATTTATCCATTAAATCTTTTGCGAATATCTTGCTTGATTCTATCTGGGCAGCTCTTTTAACAGGTCCGAATATAGGGATCTCCTCTTTATTGAAGGCATCTACTATGCCTTCTGCAAGAGGATTTTCTGGTCCTACCACCACCAGTCCTATATCTTCTTTTTTAGCAAAAGATATAAGCCCATCAAAATTATTCACATCTATTTGAACACATTCTGCCATATCCCCTATTCCACCATTTCCAGGGACACAATAAATTACATCTATCTGTTTTGACTCAGATAGTTTCCATACAAGGGCATGTTCCCTTCCACCGCTTCCAATGACCATCACCTTCATATTGAACCTCAATCTATAAAATAATCCTGCAGTTGTGTTACGCCTGACAGATAATCAAATATAGCCTTATCGTAATCATGGGTTAGATGAAATACCTTCTTTGCAAGCCTGAACCTAAGGTGTTCTGTAGTTGCACCTTCATTAGCCTTCATTACATCCATAACATCTTGATAGTCTTCAGGATCTGTAACCACAGTAACATATTTAAAGTTCTTTGCAGCAGCCCTGATCATTGATGGTCCCCCTATATCTATATTTTCTATGGCTTCTGCAAAGTCACAGCCTTTTCCCACAACATCTTTAAAGGGATAAAGGTTCACAACTATCATATCAATGTGTTTTATATTGTGTTCCTCCATTGCCCTTTGATGTTCTTTATTGTTTCTTAGGTTTAGTATGCCACCGTGAACTTTTGGGTGCAGGGTTTTGACCCTACCATCCATAATTTCAGGAAACCCTGTATAACTACTTATTTCTATACAATTAACTCCTATTGAATCAAGATATTTTTTTGTCCCTCCTGTTGATAATATCTCAACTTGGTAATTTTCGAGAAAATGTGCAAGATCTGATAAACCTTCCTTGTTTGATACGCTTATGATTGCCCTTTTTATTTTCATTTGTCCCCCTTAATATCCTAACTCTTCATTTAAAAGATAAACTGAAATATCTGTCTGTCCCGGTTTTCTTAAGAGTATGGAAACTATCCTGCATATTCTTTTATCAGAAGTGCAATCATGACAGAAACCAGTTTCAGCACATGGTAGCGGGAGATTCAACCGCTTTGCATTCATAGGTGCTGCCACCCTTTTTATCCTTTCTATGGCAGCTTCAATATCATATACGATTTTATTGATCCCAACTACAATTATAACCTTTTTAGGTCCAAAGGTCATGGCATTTACCCTATTCCCAATACCATCTATGTTTACTATCTCGCCTTTTTCTGTGATGGCATTGGCACTTGTGAGGAACATATCGGCAGAAAGTTGTGCTATCCTTATGGCAGCTATCTCATGGGCCTCTAACCCCTCCTTCCAATGATCAAGGATAACTGCATCTATTTTCTTTACCCTATCTATGATTCCGAGTTCTCGAAGGGTTACAGAACCACCAAAACCTACCTTGTCTCCTTGTTTTATCTGTTTCAATATTTTTTCGAAAAGTTTTTCTCTATCAT
Coding sequences within:
- a CDS encoding 3-isopropylmalate dehydrogenase produces the protein MGKTYNIATVPGDGTGPEVLNEGIKVINAISKKLGFKVNYTTYDLGGERYLKTGDVLPDSILDELKKYDAIYLGAIGHPDVKPGILEKGILLRTRFELDQYINLRPVKLYEGVETPLKNKGPDDIDFVVIRENTEGLYTGAGGFLKKGTKDEVAIQESINTRKGVERCIRYAFEFTRNRNKKKKLTLCAKTNVLTYASDLWARTFYEIAKDYPDIQTDYAHVDATCMWMVKNPEWFDVIVTDNLFGDIITDLGAIIQGGLGIAAGGNINPEGVSMFEPMGGSAPKYTGKNIINPLAAIMAGAMMLDFLGEKNAGLEIENAVKKALKNDIKSLDAGKMGFGTKEVGDLIVRYIVG
- the purD gene encoding phosphoribosylamine--glycine ligase, with translation MKVMVIGSGGREHALVWKLSESKQIDVIYCVPGNGGIGDMAECVQIDVNNFDGLISFAKKEDIGLVVVGPENPLAEGIVDAFNKEEIPIFGPVKRAAQIESSKIFAKDLMDKYGVPTAPFKVFKNFDEARVYLEKLRPPYVIKADGLCAGKGAYVISDKMEGQKVLKDLMVNRIYKNAGERVVIEEFLQGIEASYLSFTDGKTTLPMLASQDHKPLLDGDKGPNTGGMGAYTPIPFVDQLMAEKINKDIMDKTIGALANEGIVYKGVLYGGLMLREKDNQPFVIEFNARFGDPETQPILFKMESDILPILMACVHGRLSEIKEIKWRQGVSICVVIASKGYPYNPEKGYVINGLEDLKGRKDIMVFHAGTKKQGNRYITSGGRVLGVTALGNSYDDAIKKVYEAVSCIKFEGMQYRNDIGLKALNFLNRR
- a CDS encoding VOC family protein; protein product: MKIEKIDHICFAVKDLEETKKIYKEHFGLIPFCEYTAETEKIKVARYYVGEVAIEFMESTSPDGEVAKFIAKRGEGAFLISYKVDDLTKAMEELRCKNVKLIDEKPRELFGTRYAFVHHPNKLHGVLTELLEGDFDINK
- a CDS encoding lactate utilization protein, translating into MDLKKWHDEKKIARTIKALESNYFTAEYFNDREKLFEKILKQIKQGDKVGFGGSVTLRELGIIDRVKKIDAVILDHWKEGLEAHEIAAIRIAQLSADMFLTSANAITEKGEIVNIDGIGNRVNAMTFGPKKVIIVVGINKIVYDIEAAIERIKRVAAPMNAKRLNLPLPCAETGFCHDCTSDKRICRIVSILLRKPGQTDISVYLLNEELGY
- a CDS encoding aminotransferase class III-fold pyridoxal phosphate-dependent enzyme; this encodes MKDAQKLNISKSLALYEEAKTLVPGGVLGARKPTDFIMGEYPIFLEYGKGCRLIDVDGNEYIDFLCGYGPIILGYREEEVDDAVIKQIKEKGFCFSLTQPYQNELAKKLNSLIPSAELSIFLKTGSDATTASIRIARAYTNKIKIMRCGYHGWHDWCVEMKGGIPQKYYEDVFEFHYNDLDSLEKLMTIHGNETAAIIMTPFGHHLHQKMQTPKPGFLEGVRALADKYGAVLIFDEVRTCFRLRMGGAQELYGVKPDLTVLGKGMANGYAISVVTGKHDVMMAAASKLFISSTFFPNSDGYIAALKTIEILEREKVIDNIWKKGERFLNNIQKILDKYDTGAELSGVAPMFFITFERGDADIKRAKRTEFYTQMIRKGFFFTPHHHAYISYRHTEEDLNLTLQAIDESLECVKEKFDK
- a CDS encoding pseudouridine synthase produces the protein MRLSKFISNCGITTRRKADDIIRAGRVKVNNVRVLEPSFEVNTNKDIILLDDIRIKENKNDIYIALYKPVKYISDLKDDKGRKIARCIIDIDGKLFPVGRLDYNSEGLIIFTNDGEFANIIMHPRYEIEKEYYVKVKGRIEKEDISRLKKGILIEGSINRVKHIEFLKSSIKNNWYKFIVKEGKNRMIRKMCLAIDHPVLKLLRVRIGNVSLGRLEPGQYRFLTEKEVAFIKSIKAKKTDN
- a CDS encoding helix-turn-helix domain-containing protein → MDEFNNKIERTRLYNSFAIKLDDIASSLLVTEPDSKENILLNIQNYVEKIFIKTAMEISNNNISKASKLLGINRNTLSKKLKNI
- a CDS encoding carboxypeptidase regulatory-like domain-containing protein, translating into MERCSMKNIWSPRLTSGVIVYKILNLVSPSLELFGALKLEGKYVTGKVTITGASLASEKYLIWKNNGQMDSFYVNVAPQANINSKIRISFSDLSYRFNLFKQMGMNLVVANMKASTPQNIWESVGDIPINGPAFSFEIPLVPGPATSKVNPLPAKVNSLSFNVSWTGNTEAKSYTIQYQVYKPASGPIPASWTGKINWLVDTTNTSATFTVPSEGSQGNIYYFRSRAKNANNQWEPEHPQADTFTKIALSYSISGKVRDNNNNPISGAKVYIADSIATFTDSFGNYMLSNIDPGNYSVKVEHQNWIFSPSFRSVYLTNNVSNLDFVGTSRPQVSKATSQVNPLPNIQNKLSFIVSWTGTNAVAYDVQYKDGASGSWINWLTNTTQTSQTFTGLNNHTYYFRCRAKDQNGLWEEYSNVPDTFTTIFTSYGLRILEITSTSIKLQWDSTTDTQGFTRYEIHKTTQPDQYFGSKNSTLYMNLNSVSATTCVVTNLQPSTKYYFIIAYVYGTTRRYSEMIWATTSATPLQN
- a CDS encoding saccharopine dehydrogenase NADP-binding domain-containing protein — encoded protein: MKVLVVGGTGGMGQGVARDLIKQTQINSVILGDINVDPSRVQEKLKASEKVTLRLLDVNNHDGLVEAIKGVDVVVNCAGPFYKTAVAVARAAVEAKVNYIDICDDYEATEILFASDIDKKAREAGITVLTGMGSDPGTNNVLVKWYANKLDRVDEIYLYWVVSIAELAGAAWDHSLHMILGKIPQFIDGKIEYVDGGSGEEIERFLEPLGECLISYVGHPQPLTIPRYIKGVKKVVIKGALIPLWVDKLLKEQKATGLLSKEPIEIKGQKIIPYDLTLRLWDAIPKGRDNGPQASGLKVIVKGVKGNNEVTYTADIVGRMAPGTGLPASIAALMFSFGEIKEKGVVAPEGCIDPDKFLSELIKRGARIHQTETIKSILKIG